The Fuscovulum sp. sequence GCGGACATTGCCCGGCACGTCTTCGCGCGGGATGACGACAGCCTGACGGATGCCGGGGGCAGCGTCGAGCGCGGCTTCGATTTCGCCCAGTTCGATGCGATGTCCACGGATCTTGACCTGATGATCGGCGCGGCCAAGGAAATCAAGCCGCCCATCGGCGCGCTGGCGGACCAGATCGCCGGTGCGATACATCCGGCCGTGACCGGCGAAGGGATCGGGGTGGAAGCGGTCGGCGGTCAGATCGTCGCGCTGGAAGTAACCCGGTGCCACGCCTTCGCCGCCGATCCACAATTCGCCTTCGTTGCCTGCGGGAACCGGTGCGCGGTTTTCATCCAGCACATAGAGCGCCGTGTTGGCGATGGGTTGGCCGATGTTCACCGTGCCATCGGACCCGGTGGTTGCTTCGACCGAAGACCAGATGGTGGTTTCCGTGGGGCCATACATGTTCAGCACCGGGCCACCGATGAGGGTGGACAGGTCCGAGGCGAGTTTGCCGGGCAGCGCCTCGCCCCCGACCATCAGGCGTTTGATGCCCTTGAGTGCGGTGCGTGCGCCATCATCTTCGGCCAGCATCCGCGCCATGGACGGGGTGCATTGCAGGTGGGTTACACGATGGGCGCGGATCAAGCCTGCCAGTGAACCATCCGCCTCGACCGCGCCATTGGCGCGGCGCAGCACTTCGGCCAACGGAGTAAGTGCCGCGAGCACCTTGGCCGACGGGATGCCATAGTCGATCAGGCAGGCGACTTCGTCGACGTCGATGGCCTTGACCTCTTCCACCCGTGTCACTGCATCTTCGATGGTGCCGAACAGGCCGGATTCTTCGAAATAGCGCTGGAAAGCGAAGTCGAGGATGCCTTCGAGTTCCTCGGCATCCAGACTGCCGAGGTCGATCTCCATCGGATTGGCCATTCCCTGCGGTTTCTTGAAGGCGGGGAAGGCCCAGGCGTATTGCTTGATCAGTGCGGCGGCACTGCGCAGGTAATCCTTCATCGGGCCGCGCGCGGTTTCCCGGGCGGTTTCGCGATCAGCGGCCAGATAGGTGTGCAGCATCAGCGTCACCTTGAAGGCGGCGGGGTCATGCCCAGCCTCGGCCAGCGCGGCGCGGTAGATTTTGACCTTTTCGCCCACCTCGGCCACCGACTGGCCCAGAAGGTGCGTCAGTACGTTTGCGCCCAGCCGCCCGGCATCGCGCCAGGTTTCCGGGTTGCCCGCCGTGGTGACCCAGATCGGCAGTTCTTTGGAAACCGGCCGGGGCTGGGTGGTGACGGCAAAGGGGGTGCCATCCTTGCGCGGGAAATCCACCGCCTCACCGCGCCAGAGGCGGCGCAGGGTGGTGATCGTATCAAGCATCGCCTGACGGTTGGCAGGCGGCGTGTTTTCCGGACGCAGGACGAAATCATCGGGCTGCCAGCCCGAGGCGATGGCAAGGCCTGCGCGGCCATTGGTCAGGTTGTCGATGATCGCCCATTCTTCGGCGATGCGGGCGGGATGGTGCAGTGGCGCGACGCAGCTGCCCGCGCGCACGCCGATATTGCGGGTGACCGCAGCAACAGCCGCGCCGGTGACCGACGGGTTCGGATAGGGGCCGCCAAAGGCGTGGAAGTGGCGTTCCGGCGTCCAGACGGCGGAAAAGCCGTGTGTGTCGGCGAATTTCGCGCCTTCAAGGAGGAGTTCATATTTCTTGGGGCCAGCGCCATCATCATTGCCCCAGTAGAACAGGGAAAATTCGATGGGGCGGGTGGAGACGGTGGTCACAGTCGCGCCCGACGGGCTGAGCCGTGCGGCATCGTCGGCCACGACGACCGTAAAGCCGCGTGCGAGCGTCCAGAACAGTTCCAGTACCGAGATGTCGAATGACATGGAAGTGACAGCCAGCCACGTTCCGGGATCAGCCCCCACCGCATCATCCATGCCAGTGAAGAAGTTGATCACGTTGCGATGGCTGATCATCACGCCCTTGGGCCGCCCGGTGGAGCCGGAGGTGTAGATGACATAGGCAAGGTCTTCGGCCTGCGGTCCATCTGCCGGGGGCGTGTCGGATGCCGCGGACAGGCGCGGATCGGTATCAAGGATCAGCTTGGCCGGACCTTCGGGCAGGGAGGGGGCGACTGAGGATTCGGTGACGATCACGGGCGCGCCGGAATCTTCGGCATAAAGCGCCAGACGGTCGCCGGGATAGGCCGGGTCCATGGGCACATAGGCCGCACCGGCCATCTGGATGCCAAGGGCGCCGGCGATCATGTCTGCCCCGCGATGCAGCGACAGGCCCACCAGCGTGCCGCGTGCCACGCCCATGCTGCGCAGGACGTTGGCGATACGGGCGGCGCGCTTTGCCAGATCGGCATAGCTGAGGCGGGTGGTGCCTGCGATGACGGCGGTGTGGTCGGGCTTTGCCGTGGCGGTGCGCAGCATCGCGGCGGGGATTGTGAGCGACCGGTCATAATCGCGCGCGGTGGCGGCCAGCGCGCCGGACAGGCGGGCGGTCTCATCGCTGGTCAGTGCGCTTAGGGTGCTGAGGTCGGCATCCGGACCCGCCGCGGCGATGGCCGCGACAAGGCGGGTGATGCGGTCGGCCAGCGCCTGCGCATCGGCCTGCGGCAGGCGAGTGGCGTCAAACCAGAGGCGGGGGAACTGATTGACGGTCAGGGTGACGGCGCTTCCGTCGAGCGGGGTGTCGCTGTCGCTCAGCGCAAACGCGGGCAGGGCGAGGCTGGCAAGGCCGGGTTCGCGCAAGGAGAGATCGGCGGCGATGCCCGTGGCGGCGCGCGCCGTGTCCATCGCGCGCGTGACCGAAGCGGCGGCCTGCGCGGCGGTGCCAGAGGCCGACAGGCGCAGCGGTGCCCAAGGCAGCACATAGCCGGGCGCAGCCGAGGGGGCGGTGGAGAAGGCGACATCGCCCATGCTGCGCCCGGTGGCGCGCAGAAGGGCGAGGGCGATGGTCGAAGCCTCTGTCGCAACGGAAAGGGGAAGCGACTGCCAGTCATGTTTCGCCGTGGCCGGGGCGCCGATGGCGATGGGATCGGCAGACAGCAGAAGGGCGCGGGTCTGGACCTCTGCCTCGGCGACGGGGGCGAGAGCGCGGGTCAGGCGGGCGGCTTCGTCTGCGGTGAGCGGGGCGAGATGGGTGATGCCCAGCGTGCTGGGGCAAATCGCGGTGCCATCCA is a genomic window containing:
- a CDS encoding LLM class flavin-dependent oxidoreductase codes for the protein MTLSALLIGNESLTAECGNLWLDRGHRIAAVVTREARVAEWAAGRGLPVLAPGAGLPARTADLTVDWVLSIANLSLVPDAVLARATQGGVNFHDGPLPGYAGLNAPVWALLAGEPRHAITWHLMTSGIDEGEVLATRDIDIAADDTAFTLNARCFDAAVDSFPEVITALAAGGHPRRPQGAGTRHVYRRADRPAAAARLDFTQSADVVARMVRALDHSGYRNPLSLPKIDAAGRILAVTMAEVEPGHTVPGTVLEATQAGLVVACANGAVRLAGLRAMDGTAICPSTLGITHLAPLTADEAARLTRALAPVAEAEVQTRALLLSADPIAIGAPATAKHDWQSLPLSVATEASTIALALLRATGRSMGDVAFSTAPSAAPGYVLPWAPLRLSASGTAAQAAASVTRAMDTARAATGIAADLSLREPGLASLALPAFALSDSDTPLDGSAVTLTVNQFPRLWFDATRLPQADAQALADRITRLVAAIAAAGPDADLSTLSALTSDETARLSGALAATARDYDRSLTIPAAMLRTATAKPDHTAVIAGTTRLSYADLAKRAARIANVLRSMGVARGTLVGLSLHRGADMIAGALGIQMAGAAYVPMDPAYPGDRLALYAEDSGAPVIVTESSVAPSLPEGPAKLILDTDPRLSAASDTPPADGPQAEDLAYVIYTSGSTGRPKGVMISHRNVINFFTGMDDAVGADPGTWLAVTSMSFDISVLELFWTLARGFTVVVADDAARLSPSGATVTTVSTRPIEFSLFYWGNDDGAGPKKYELLLEGAKFADTHGFSAVWTPERHFHAFGGPYPNPSVTGAAVAAVTRNIGVRAGSCVAPLHHPARIAEEWAIIDNLTNGRAGLAIASGWQPDDFVLRPENTPPANRQAMLDTITTLRRLWRGEAVDFPRKDGTPFAVTTQPRPVSKELPIWVTTAGNPETWRDAGRLGANVLTHLLGQSVAEVGEKVKIYRAALAEAGHDPAAFKVTLMLHTYLAADRETARETARGPMKDYLRSAAALIKQYAWAFPAFKKPQGMANPMEIDLGSLDAEELEGILDFAFQRYFEESGLFGTIEDAVTRVEEVKAIDVDEVACLIDYGIPSAKVLAALTPLAEVLRRANGAVEADGSLAGLIRAHRVTHLQCTPSMARMLAEDDGARTALKGIKRLMVGGEALPGKLASDLSTLIGGPVLNMYGPTETTIWSSVEATTGSDGTVNIGQPIANTALYVLDENRAPVPAGNEGELWIGGEGVAPGYFQRDDLTADRFHPDPFAGHGRMYRTGDLVRQRADGRLDFLGRADHQVKIRGHRIELGEIEAALDAAPGIRQAVVIPREDVPGNVRLVAYVTHEGPVDEARLRALLGETLPEIMVPAHIVALDAFPLTPNRKVDRKALPAPQARRIEVPTTAAVAAPTDSVEAAIAEVWAKVLGIPSVGRSDNFFNLGGHSLLAVQAHRELKTRLNSTRLAITDIFRFPVLSALAAHLGQGQAAAPAQQAVQPIAASPFPAGDDANRNDAMARRRAMREAREKAQT